Genomic window (Pseudomonadota bacterium):
CCCTTCGACCCCTTGTGCTTGCCCTTGGTGCCGACGCGCGTGCTTCGCGGCAGGAGCCCGAGCTGCACGTACTTGCGGAACGTCGCCTCGGAGAAGCGGATCCCGCGCCGGCAGAAGACGTCCACGATCTCGCCGGAGCTGAGCCCCTCCGCGTGCTCGGCCTCGAGCGACTCGAGCTCCGCGGCGTCGAGCAGGGCGCGCGTTCCGGCGTGATTTTCTCGAATATCATCCATTCAATGGAATCCATTCTTTGTTTTATTTTCACTGTGTGATTTGGAATGTAATCTACTGAATAGAACTGTGTCAAGCGTCATTTTTCGAACCCCTCGCGGACGCTAAGATCCTCTTCACGCGAGGCTAATCCGCGAAGCCGCGGGGGGCGGCTGGGGAGAATCCCGGCGGCTCGAAAGGGGCTCCCCCGGTCCTAGGCCGTCAGAGGGGGCCCCTCATGGAAGGTGATCGAGGAAATGGATTGTCGCGGGAACGCCCGCGAGATCACTCACCGGAATCGATTCTGTCGAGAAGCTGTCGCGCGTAGGGTCGCCAGGCCTCGCCCTCGTGCGCCCACCGCCCCGTCTTGGGCGCCGAGAGCACCATCTTCAACTCCTTGCGCGCATCGGCGGGCTCGCCCGCTTCGATGAGCACCTCGCCGCGGATCAGGTGGTTCATCGGGTAGTCCACCGTGGCGACCGCCCTGTCCGCGTACTCGATCGCCTTGTCGAGGTCGCCGATGCTGGTCGGCCACGGCGGCGCGTGCATGTACAGCATGGCGAGCAGCCGGTACGGCCCCCCGGACTCGAACACGGGATCCAACGACGCCGCCTTGAGGCCGAGATCCTCGACGTTCTTGGCGAGCTGCATCGCGCTGAACCCGATCCCGGAGTGCTGCGCGCGCCTCCCCTTGAGCACGGCGAGGTAGTAGTACCCCTCGACGCGGTCCGGGAGCTCATCGATGACCCGCTCCGCCGCCTTCTCGCCGCGGGCGATCCAGATCAGCTTGTCCGCCGTCCCCTTCTCCCGCTCCGCCGCGAAGAAGCACACCTGGGCGAGGCGCCAACGGAGCTCCCGCGGATCGACGACGGTCTTCCGAGTCTTCGCGAGCTCGATCGCCCTGTCCAGCGCGTCGGCGGCCGTCGTGAGCTCGGAGAGCGCCGAGTCCTGGAACGACTTGGCCTCCGCAAGCGCGACCAGCACTTCGATGTCGTTGGGCAGGGTGTCGGCCTTCTTCTTTCCCGGGCTGACGGCGGGAAGCGTGGGGCCGCACGCCGCGAGGAGGAATGCGGACGCGAGCAGGACGACGACGCTCTTCTTGGTTCGAGCCCCACGAGGCATGGTGTGGGCCTCCGTCTGGGGCACGCTCAGTGGACGCCGACTTCGCGGATGCGCGCTGCTTTCCCGCGCAGGCCACGGAGGTAGAACAGCCGGGCCTGACGCACGCGGCCGTGCGCCTTGACCTCGACCTTCTCGATGCGCGGAGAGTGGTTGGGGAAGACGCGCTCCACGCCGACGCCGTAGGACACCTTGCGGACCGTGAATGTCCCCCGGAGGCCGCCGTTGTGCCGCGCGATGACGATCCCCTCGAAGACCTGCACGCGCTCCTTCTCACCCTCGCGGATCTTGTAGTGGACGCGAACGGTATCGCCCGACTTGAAGTCCGGCAGGACGTTCACGCGCAGCTGCTCCTGCTCGATCTCGTATAGCTTCAGAACCGTGCCGCTCATGGCAGTAACCTCTTTCCCGGAACCGTATCTCCCCGCTGTCTCCGGGGTGGAGGCATTATGCGTATTCTCCCCTCCTTGTCAACAACTCTGTCCGCCGCCGCGGCGCATCCGGGCTTGTCTTCGCGGCGAACTGCGCGTACCTTTCCGCCTTGCTTTCGGGGCGTGGCGCAGCCTGGTAGCGCACGAGTTTTGGGTACTCGGAGTCGGAGGTTCGAATCCTCTCGCCCCGACGGGAGATGCGCCCGTAGCTCAGTCGGATAGAGCAACGGCCTTCTAAGCCGTGGGTCGCCCGTTCGAGTCGGGCCGGGCGCGCAGGAAAAGTTGATCCCGCCTTGGCCGAGCATCTCGCGCGCCTGTTGTGCAGGGCGCGTCGCATTCAGGTGGGCTGTTTCCTCGACCATCGCTATTCCCCTCTGCGCAGCTCGACACAGAACCGTGTGTCAGCTTGTACCACATCGAAAACACAACGAAAACGCCAAAGCATCGGGTCCAAACCCGGTTCACGGGTCGGGCGGGAAGGTGAGCTAAAAAGGTCGGCTGCCGTCATCAGGGCTTCACATCGGGCGCGGCACGCTCGCGGTCGATCCGATGCGGCAGGATCTGCATCACGATGTAGGCGGCAGGGATGGCCACGCAAAGCAGGAAGCCAACGGTTGCGCTCAGCCACGAAGCGGCCGCGGCGAACGCGAAGAGGATGGGGTAGAATAGCAGGCGTATCGAGACCGCCTTGCGCACGTTCTCGGGAAAGCTGACCACCGTCAGCCGCCCGCCGTGGGTTGCGTAGCGCCAGTTCCAGAGCAGCGCCATCCCGGCCGCCGCCATGTTCCCCGCGTAGACCACCACACCGACGTGGTACCTGTAGAACTCGCTGAACAGCGCGGTCGAGGCGGGGACGAGCGAGATGAGGAGCATGAAGAGGACATTGATCCAGACATGGCGCCTATCGGTCCGCGCGAAGAAGCTGAACTCGAAGTGGTGGGCGAACCAGAACGACGCGAGCAGAGCGAAGCTCACCACGTAGCTGACCAGCTCCGGCCACATCGATAGGAGCCTCTCCGTCAGCTTGTCCGCGCTGCTGATCTCGGCGATCTTCGGCACCCCGATCTCCAGGACCAGCAGGGTCATCACGATCGCGAAGATCCCATCGCACAGCGCCTCGAGACGGGCCTTGCTCAGCCCCGGGACCCCCGTCGCGCTCATCGTCGGCCTTCCAGCGCCGGAGGGTTCTCCTCGTCGACGTAGCCCTGATTCAGCTCGACGATGTTGCCGTCCGGGTCGGCCAGCCAGCACACCCGCATGCCCTTGACGAACGCGCCCATGTCGAGCGGCCCGAGGGTCAATCGCGCCTCGGCGCCCATCCGCGCGAGCTGCGCGTCGAGATCCGGCACCGAGAAGCACAGGTGACGGAGGCACGGCCACGACGGACCGGCTTCCTTCGGCGGCGGGCATGGCGCCTCTTCGGTCGCCTTGAACAGCTCGAGGTAGATCTCGCCGCTCCTGATCATCACCACCTGCCCGGGCCCTGGCGCGTACACGCGCGTCCTCTGGAATCCGAAGTGCTTCGAATAGTAGCGCTCGGTGGCGATCGGGTCCTTGCACATCACGCCGACGTGGGAGAACGACACTGCCGGAACGGCGGCACCCGTACTATTCTGGCTCATGGCTCGGCTCCTGCCCCGCTACCAGGTGCGGTGGTAAAGGAAGAGGCTCATCAGATCCAGCATCTCGGGCACGCGGTACCCTGGATACCGTTCGACGAGCTCCCGCCGGAGCGATTGCTCCCCCGCCCCGGCTTCGAAGCGCCCCTTCGCGAACTCGATGTATTCCAAGAGCTCCCCGAGGATCCCCGTGGAGGTCGGCTCGCCGTGACCGGCGAGCAGCAGATCGTAGTCCTCGGCCTGCGCCTCGCGCAGCGCCCGCATCCAGCCGTCGAACAGGTACTGCCCGGCCGCGTTCTTGTCGCCGACCACCGGAAACACGCGGTTGTAGACCAGGTCCTGGGCGACGAGCGTTCGTTGCTCGGGCAGCTCGAACAACGCCATCAGCGGCGCCTCGGTATCGACCAGTCGACGGCATCGCAGGGTCACGCCGTCCAGATCCGCGTCCCCCTCGGCCAGATCTCCTATCGGCAGCACGAGGCGGCGAGCGATCCTGTCGCCGAGGGTCTTCCGTTTGAGATCGAGCAGGTACTCGCCGATCCGGGCCAGCTCGTCCGCCGTCTCGGGGAGAGCCGACAGGTGGAGGCCAAAGAAGGCCTCGAGCCCCATCCAGTGGTCGGGATGCGTGTGCGTGACGACGACGCGATCAATCGGCTTCCCGAGCGCATCGGCGTACTCCCGCACTTCGCGCGCGTACGGAACGAGGAGCTGCGCGTCGACGACGACGAGGCGGCGGGCGGTCTCGATGATGTGGGAGCAGACCATCTCTCCGTCCACGGGGGAGATGTACGTGTGGGTCGTGCACGGACCCCTGCGTTTGACGACGATGGTCCCGTTCATCGACGTCGCTCCGTCACTTCGCCAACGCGTTCACGAGGGCGGCGCCGAAGGCGATCGAGGACTCCACCGAGAGCCCCGTGACGAAGGGGTGGTCCACCGCGGTGCACGGCTTCTCCCGGTTGGCCGTGGCGTCGGAGATCACCCTCCCCTTCGGGCCCACGGCGTCCTCGACCATCCGCTGCAGCGGGAACATGAAGCCCGTCGTCGTGATGTCTGTTCCCGGGTTGTCCGCGGTCGCACCGTAGAGCGGGTAGTTCATGTCGAAGGTGAAGTCCCACTCGTGCGGATGTGCGACGACGGTGCGTTCATAGATGACGCTCTTGCTGTCACGATCAGGGTCCCGCGTGAAGGCGAGCGCGCCGACGCCGTAGCACAGGGCGCCCACCAGCTTGCCCGCCTTGACCGCGTCGAGGACGAGGGCGTGGACGTTCGCGTTGCCGACGAGATCCAGCGACGCTCCCGGGCCGCCGACGATCACCACCGCGTCGTAGTCGCTCATCTTCGCGTCCGCGAGCTTGATAGGCGAGGCCCACTCGGGACCGTCGAGCAGCTGCTTCGTCCGCTGCACGACCTCGGGCGTGTTGACCTTCGCGTTCTGCATCGGATCGACGAATTCGGGATCCATGCTGACCACGATCGGCAGGGGCTTCTTCCCCAGACGCGTCGCCAGCGTCGGAAGGTGACCCGCCTTGCGCAGCGCATCCCACGGCGCCTGCAGCTCCTCAGCCCAAATCCCGTAGTTCGACGCCAGGACCAGCACTCTTTTACCTGCCATGTGAAGAAGCCTCCTCGTTGCGGACCGTCACCCCGAGCACGTTCACTCTCCCAGAATCGGCTTGAACGGACGCGAGTCGTGGTAGTTGCGGAAGTAGGAGATCTTGCCGTTCTTGATCTCGTAGTAGTTCACCCCGTCCGCCTCGATCGGCTCGCCTTTCGGCCCGACCGTCGAGATGTGCCAGACGACCGCCGCCGTGTCGCCGTCGATGAAGAACCTGCGCGGGCGGTTCTCGAAGGTCTTCGAAGTCCGCAGCCCCTCGATCGACGCGGACAGCGCCTTGATCCCTTCGAGATGCCCGCCGAGCTGCTCGTCCATGACGATGTCGTCGGCGAACAACGCCAGCCAGTCATCCCACCGCCCGCTGTTGACGCACTCGAAGTACTCCGCGACCACTTCTCTCGTTCCCATGCGATACCTCCTCGCGAGCCCTGCTCCCTTCGGCGATCCGCTAGCCCTTCATCCTGTCGAACGCGCCGACGATGTACTCGGAGATGACGGCCTTCTCGGATTGGGGATCGCGGATCACCTCCCAGCGCTGGTGCACGTTGGAGCCGGTCCATTCGCTGTAGGGGGCCGGCGGGGTCCACGTCTTGGCCTGCCAGTTCACCACGAGATTCACCTCGGCCTTGTCGCCCGCCAGCCGCACGTCGAGGAACAGCACGTCGTGCACCTGATCGAAGAAGAGGTTCGTGACCTTGTGGAGCCAGACGCGGAACTCCGCTTGGCTGCGCAGCGAGTCGCCCGGAAACTCCATGTGCAGCGACGCGGCCGACAGCATCGCCTCGAGCTCTTCCGCCGGCGCCTTGTCGGTCAGCTTCTTGAACCACGCGTAGACGAGCTCCTTCACCTCCCAGGCCGTCAACGTTTCCGCCATGATCTCCTCCGTGTATTCGTTCCGAACCGCGAAAACTCTCCGACTCGCCGCCGGCTGCTACGCCATGCCGTACTTCCTCCAATAACACTCGATCACGTGCGGAAGGTCGTATGTCAGCAGAAAGATCGCCGCATCTCCCGGCATGTGCTTCTGCATCGCCGCAATCACCGACGCCTGATCCGCCTCGCTCGGCAGCCTGTCCTTTTCCGGGATCGCGCGGATCGCGTCCAAGAACGCCTGGTTGTAGCCGCGCTGCCAGCGGAGCTGCTCCATTCCTCCCGGCTCGCCGTGGCCGTAGTAGAGAAAGACATCGGCGGGAAGCGTCGTTTCCAGCCGATCGAGGAGCTTCATCCACTCTCGGAGGTGGCCGTCTCGGAAGAAGCTGTGGCAGTCCTTTGCGACGAGGTCGCCGATGAACGCGTGCGTCCCGCTGGCGCCCCGCACCACCCACATCCCGTCGGCGTCCGACTCGCCTGGACCGAGGTCCGAGAAGGCGAACGCGGTGCCGTCGATGGTGAGGGTCGTGCCGCCCTTCACGATCATGTTCGGGAAGACACGCGGCTCCGCAAAGTCGTCTCCGTGGTAGCTCTTGCCCAGCGCACCTTTCTCGGCGTCCTCCTTGCGGGAGAAGTCGAGACAGCCCTGCGAGGCGTACCGCGGTACGTCCTCGAACACCTTGAGGCCGGAGAAGTGATCCGGATGCCCGTGCGTCATGAGCACCGCCCGGATCGGCTTGCCGACCTCCTCGGCGATCGCCACGAGCTGCCGCGCGCTCGACAGCGCGATCGTGGCGTCGATCACGACGGAGGCGTGCTCGAGCTCCACCAGGAAGGCGTTGACGTGGTTGGGGAGCGCCGGGAACTTGCCGGCGACGCGATGGACGACGGGGAACGCTGGCATCACCCTCTCCTCTCCTCCCATCGACGGCGCGGGGACTTCACTGGCCGCACCGGCACTCGGTCACCTCGCCGGGAACATGCTTCGAAACGATGAGGTCGATCAGGAACGGACCGGGCGTCGACAGCATGCGCTCGAGCGCGGGCCGGATTCGTTCCGGCCGGTCGATCTTCTCGCCCGGCACTCCCATGGACGCCGCGAGCGATACGAAATCGATGACGGGGTTCGCCAGCTCGAACGGCTCCGGGAACACGTGCGCGCCGATGCCCTGTTCCTTCCAGTACTGCTGGATGTTGAGCTTGAGCAGCTTGTACCCCTGGTTGTTGCAGACCACGAACTTCGCGCCGATGCCGTGGCGCGCGGCGGTCCACAGCGCCTGGATCGTGTACATGGAGCCGCCGTCGCCGGAGAAACCCACGACGGTGCGGTCCGGCTTCGCGACCTTCACGCCGAGAGCGCCCGGAAAACCCACACCCAGCGAGCCGCCTCGTGTCTGGAAGAAACTGCCTGCGGCGCGGGGCGGGAGGTAGCGCGTCAGCTCTGGAGATGAGGTCAGGGCCTCGTCGAAGAGGACGGCGTCCGACGGGAGAAGCTCGGCGAGCTCTCCCATGAATCGCGCGGCACTGACCGGTATCGACTCCCATTGAGAACGATCGGCGAGCTTCTGCGCCGCCACGCGTTCCGCTTTCTGCCTGCTGATGCTCTCGGCTCGGATCGCCGCGGCCGAGCGCCGGGCGTCGTCCATCACGGTCGGCAGCACGGCGGCCAGGCGGGCGAGGGAGAGCTTCGGATCGGCGACCGCGGCGAGTGTGACGCGGTGGTTGCGCGCGATCGCCGACGAATCGAGATCGACATGAACGACCTTCGCGCCCGGGGCGTAGATGTCCTCGAGCCGCGGATAGACCTCGGGAACCATGTACGTGCCCACGACGAGGTTGACGTCCCCCTTCGAGGTGATCGGGTGGCTGGCGAAGCCGAACATGTGGCCGGTCTGTCCCTGGTAGAGCGGGTGGTCGTACGCGACGTTCAGCTCGCCCGAGTCGACGCCCCAGATCTCGGCGCCGAGCAGCTCCGCGACGCGCTCGGTCTCCGCCTGCGCGCCCGAATACGCGACTCCGTCGCCGACGAACATCATCGGCTTCCGGGCACCCGCGAGCATCTCGGCCGCCTCGCGCAGGAACGCGTCGTCGGGAGCGACACGCGCGGGGGTCGTGAACGACGGCTCCACCGTTTCGCGGCATTCCTGGTCGAGAACGTCGGCCGGCAGGCACAGGTACACGGGCCCCATCGGGGGCGTCACGGCGATCTTGACGGCTCGGCGGACCATGCGCAGCAGCGACGATGGGTCGGTGACCATCGCCGCCCACTTCGTCACCGGCTCCGCCATCGCAACCAGATCGCCGTACATCTGCGCCTGCATAGGCAGGTACCGCAGACCCGCGTCGCCGCCGATCACGACGAGCGGTGCGTGCCCGCGCATGGCTTGGTACATGGCACCGATCGCGTTGCCGAGCCCCGGCGTGCTGTGGATCTGCACGAGGGTCGGCCGGTGCGTGGCGCGCGCGTACCCGTCGCCCATCATGACCGCGACGCTCTCTTGAAGTGACAAGATGTAGTGCATGTCGGGGAAGTCGTGCAGCACGTCCAGGAACCCCTGCTCGACGGTGCCGGGGTTGCCGAACATGCACGTCATCCCGTCGGCGAGCAGCTGTTCGACCAGGGCGCGACGGCCGTGCCTACCATCCATACCGCTTCAGCCCCTTGTCCAGCACGCCCACGAACACGTCGCCGAACTCGTGAGAGCACTGCAGCGACCGGGCCGTGATGAAGGGATAGTCCACGATGACCGACGTTTCCTTGCCGAAGTTGCCGTGGAACTGCCCGTCAGGGGCGACCGCGTCCGAGAGGACGTGCTCGAGCACGTACGGCGGCGGTCCCATGTTGAAGTCGGTGCCCAGGAAGCCGGTCCCGTCGTGGTAGTCGTACTCGACGCAATGGCCCGTGACGTGCTTGCCGCGGATGATGCTCCGGCGCTCGTTGAAGTCGCGCGCGAACGCCAGGACCGCGACGCCGTAGCAGATGCCGGCGATGGGCTTGCCCGCGCGGTGGAAGCCGAGCACGAGCTCATGCACCCGCTGGTTGTTGACCATGTCGACGATGGGTCCGCTGCCACCCACGAGCAGGAGCGCCTCGTACTCGGCCGTCAGCGCGCCGACTCCCTCCTTGACCTGGGCGTAGTACTTCTCCAACTCTCGGAGGAAATCCGGGCGGCTGTGGTACGGCCGCTCCGGGATGATCGCAGAGAGGTTCTTCGTCGTCGCGAGCCGGTTGGTCGCCTCGAAGCGCTTCACCAACTCCGCATCGTTCGCCGTGGTCACGCACACGCCCAGCGGCGGGTCCACGTACCCGGTGTCGTAGCTCGGCGGGAGCGCCTCGGCCTTCTTGCCGTTCGGTGTGACGAACTCCACCTTGTGGCCGGCCGCCTCGAGCTTTGTCAGCGGCCCCACGAGCTCGATGCCCCAGTACCCGTGCTCCGACAGCATCGCGAGAACTTTTCCAGCCATCGTCTTCTCCTCTTCGTCGCTAGAGCGTCGCCCCATCCGCGCCGTGGAGCATAACATTCTCATTTTGGCATGGCGAGTCGTAGAAGAGTCGTAGAAGAGGGCGCGGCGAGGCAGGCTGTCGCTGAACGCGGCTTGACTCTCGGTCAGGCCTGGATAGACTCGTCGAGCCTCTGGCTTCCCTGAAGCTCCGACGCGGGGCGCGCGAACAAGGAGCGAGATGTCTTCGAAGAAAATCGGGGTCTTGATCGAGAGCGATTTCTACGAAAACGAGATCTTCTACTACCAGCATCGGTTTCAGGAGGACGAGGTCGAGCTGCACTTCCTCTCCCGCCTGTGGGGCCAGGGCTCGTTGACGTTCAAGGGGCACGAACTCCAGGCGCCGCTCACGTGTACCGAGAGCTTCGAGGGCCTGTCGGACGAGTCGTTGCGCAGCTTCGCGGCGATCATCGTCCCGTCCGGCATGGTCGCGGATCGGTTGCGCTACACCGAGGATCCGGCGAAGGTGCCGCCGGCAACGGAGCTCCTCTCGCGCGCGTTCCGGGAGGACGGGATCATCAAGGGCATCATCTGCCACGGCCTGTGGCTCTGTGCTCCTTTGCCCGAGATGATCCGGGGGCGCAGGCTCACGTGCCACAACAACCTCATCGGAGATGCGCGGGCCTATGGGGCGCAATACGTGGATCAGGATCTCGTGACGGACGGAAC
Coding sequences:
- the rplS gene encoding 50S ribosomal protein L19, producing MSGTVLKLYEIEQEQLRVNVLPDFKSGDTVRVHYKIREGEKERVQVFEGIVIARHNGGLRGTFTVRKVSYGVGVERVFPNHSPRIEKVEVKAHGRVRQARLFYLRGLRGKAARIREVGVH
- a CDS encoding DJ-1/PfpI family protein, which produces MAGKVLAMLSEHGYWGIELVGPLTKLEAAGHKVEFVTPNGKKAEALPPSYDTGYVDPPLGVCVTTANDAELVKRFEATNRLATTKNLSAIIPERPYHSRPDFLRELEKYYAQVKEGVGALTAEYEALLLVGGSGPIVDMVNNQRVHELVLGFHRAGKPIAGICYGVAVLAFARDFNERRSIIRGKHVTGHCVEYDYHDGTGFLGTDFNMGPPPYVLEHVLSDAVAPDGQFHGNFGKETSVIVDYPFITARSLQCSHEFGDVFVGVLDKGLKRYGW
- a CDS encoding thiamine pyrophosphate-binding protein, with the protein product MDGRHGRRALVEQLLADGMTCMFGNPGTVEQGFLDVLHDFPDMHYILSLQESVAVMMGDGYARATHRPTLVQIHSTPGLGNAIGAMYQAMRGHAPLVVIGGDAGLRYLPMQAQMYGDLVAMAEPVTKWAAMVTDPSSLLRMVRRAVKIAVTPPMGPVYLCLPADVLDQECRETVEPSFTTPARVAPDDAFLREAAEMLAGARKPMMFVGDGVAYSGAQAETERVAELLGAEIWGVDSGELNVAYDHPLYQGQTGHMFGFASHPITSKGDVNLVVGTYMVPEVYPRLEDIYAPGAKVVHVDLDSSAIARNHRVTLAAVADPKLSLARLAAVLPTVMDDARRSAAAIRAESISRQKAERVAAQKLADRSQWESIPVSAARFMGELAELLPSDAVLFDEALTSSPELTRYLPPRAAGSFFQTRGGSLGVGFPGALGVKVAKPDRTVVGFSGDGGSMYTIQALWTAARHGIGAKFVVCNNQGYKLLKLNIQQYWKEQGIGAHVFPEPFELANPVIDFVSLAASMGVPGEKIDRPERIRPALERMLSTPGPFLIDLIVSKHVPGEVTECRCGQ
- a CDS encoding MBL fold metallo-hydrolase, with amino-acid sequence MPAFPVVHRVAGKFPALPNHVNAFLVELEHASVVIDATIALSSARQLVAIAEEVGKPIRAVLMTHGHPDHFSGLKVFEDVPRYASQGCLDFSRKEDAEKGALGKSYHGDDFAEPRVFPNMIVKGGTTLTIDGTAFAFSDLGPGESDADGMWVVRGASGTHAFIGDLVAKDCHSFFRDGHLREWMKLLDRLETTLPADVFLYYGHGEPGGMEQLRWQRGYNQAFLDAIRAIPEKDRLPSEADQASVIAAMQKHMPGDAAIFLLTYDLPHVIECYWRKYGMA
- a CDS encoding nuclear transport factor 2 family protein; its protein translation is MAETLTAWEVKELVYAWFKKLTDKAPAEELEAMLSAASLHMEFPGDSLRSQAEFRVWLHKVTNLFFDQVHDVLFLDVRLAGDKAEVNLVVNWQAKTWTPPAPYSEWTGSNVHQRWEVIRDPQSEKAVISEYIVGAFDRMKG
- a CDS encoding MBL fold metallo-hydrolase, with amino-acid sequence MNGTIVVKRRGPCTTHTYISPVDGEMVCSHIIETARRLVVVDAQLLVPYAREVREYADALGKPIDRVVVTHTHPDHWMGLEAFFGLHLSALPETADELARIGEYLLDLKRKTLGDRIARRLVLPIGDLAEGDADLDGVTLRCRRLVDTEAPLMALFELPEQRTLVAQDLVYNRVFPVVGDKNAAGQYLFDGWMRALREAQAEDYDLLLAGHGEPTSTGILGELLEYIEFAKGRFEAGAGEQSLRRELVERYPGYRVPEMLDLMSLFLYHRTW
- a CDS encoding TMEM175 family protein; the protein is MSATGVPGLSKARLEALCDGIFAIVMTLLVLEIGVPKIAEISSADKLTERLLSMWPELVSYVVSFALLASFWFAHHFEFSFFARTDRRHVWINVLFMLLISLVPASTALFSEFYRYHVGVVVYAGNMAAAGMALLWNWRYATHGGRLTVVSFPENVRKAVSIRLLFYPILFAFAAAASWLSATVGFLLCVAIPAAYIVMQILPHRIDRERAAPDVKP
- a CDS encoding DJ-1/PfpI family protein, encoding MSSKKIGVLIESDFYENEIFYYQHRFQEDEVELHFLSRLWGQGSLTFKGHELQAPLTCTESFEGLSDESLRSFAAIIVPSGMVADRLRYTEDPAKVPPATELLSRAFREDGIIKGIICHGLWLCAPLPEMIRGRRLTCHNNLIGDARAYGAQYVDQDLVTDGTLVTARTGAHCHLLAKTILQRIAGRGERT
- a CDS encoding DJ-1/PfpI family protein, translated to MAGKRVLVLASNYGIWAEELQAPWDALRKAGHLPTLATRLGKKPLPIVVSMDPEFVDPMQNAKVNTPEVVQRTKQLLDGPEWASPIKLADAKMSDYDAVVIVGGPGASLDLVGNANVHALVLDAVKAGKLVGALCYGVGALAFTRDPDRDSKSVIYERTVVAHPHEWDFTFDMNYPLYGATADNPGTDITTTGFMFPLQRMVEDAVGPKGRVISDATANREKPCTAVDHPFVTGLSVESSIAFGAALVNALAK
- a CDS encoding VOC family protein; this translates as MSQNSTGAAVPAVSFSHVGVMCKDPIATERYYSKHFGFQRTRVYAPGPGQVVMIRSGEIYLELFKATEEAPCPPPKEAGPSWPCLRHLCFSVPDLDAQLARMGAEARLTLGPLDMGAFVKGMRVCWLADPDGNIVELNQGYVDEENPPALEGRR
- a CDS encoding nuclear transport factor 2 family protein, translating into MGTREVVAEYFECVNSGRWDDWLALFADDIVMDEQLGGHLEGIKALSASIEGLRTSKTFENRPRRFFIDGDTAAVVWHISTVGPKGEPIEADGVNYYEIKNGKISYFRNYHDSRPFKPILGE